In Xiphophorus couchianus chromosome 24, X_couchianus-1.0, whole genome shotgun sequence, a single genomic region encodes these proteins:
- the dazap2 gene encoding DAZ-associated protein 2 — MNNKGSYPQQSVYPQQSTAPVYPPAMQMSPQAPPYTDTPPAYSEIYQPRYVLPPQVPGQVPQMSSPYAGHQVYMPMQPHMQVGPVGQNVPMAYYPMGAVYPHGSTVMVDSGFDAGARFTAGSSVSIPPPPPGHPPNAAQLAAMQGANVVMAQRKNNFFLGGSSGGYTIW, encoded by the exons GTTCATATCCACAGCAGTCTGTGTACCCTCAGCAGAGTACTGCACCTGTATACCCTCCTGCTATGCAAATGTCTCCTCAGGCACCTCCCTACACAGACACACCACCTGCATATTCTGAG ATATACCAGCCCAGATATGTGCTTCCACCTCAGGTGCCTGGTCAGGTGCCGCAGATGTCCTCTCCCTACGCTGGCCATCAGGTGTACATGCCCATGCAGCCACACATGCAAGTGGGTCCGGTGGGCCAGAATGTCCCCATGGCTTACTACCCCATGGGAGCCGTTTACCCCCATGGATCAACCGTGATGGTGGACAGCGGCTTCGACGCCGGCGCTCGCTTCACAGCCGGCAGCAGCGTCTCCATCCCC CCCCCACCGCCTGGACACCCCCCTAATGCTGCTCAGCTGGCCGCCATGCAGGGCGCCAATGTTGTCATGGCGCAGCGCAAGAATAACTTCTTCCTGGGTGGATCCAGTGGAGGGTATACCATCTGGTAA
- the LOC114140970 gene encoding uncharacterized protein LOC114140970, with product MTGAQIAALLAALQDMIMGSTLAKCALTDLGIQWAGWALAAAFRTEKFYDLAGSGTFILLAHLSRIWGGASHTRQKVQTGLVTAWGFRLGTFLFLRILKDGHDRRFNNVRDSPGTFFVYWTVQAVWVFMTLLPTLMLNTEKRNVPLGSRDYIGWTVWGIGFAAEAIADQQKWLFKRDPDNAGKFIQSGLWGYSRHPNYFGEILQWSGLWLSASSVMQGPQYLSVVSPLFVWFLLRYVSGIPILEKQAMKKWGSQAAFQDYVKNTPPLWPWPKF from the exons ATGACAGGCGCTCAGATCGCCGCGCTGCTCGCCGCGCTGCAGGACATGATCATGGGAAGCACTCTGGCCAAATGCGCCCTCACCGACCTGGGGATCCAGTGGGCCGGCTGGGCTCTGGCTGCAGCTTTCAGAACCGAGAAGTTTTACGATTTGGCAG GCTCTGGCACATTTATACTACTGGCACACCTGAGTCGGATCTGGGGAGGAGCGAGTCACACGCGACAGAAGGTGCAGACCGGGCTGGTGACAGCATGGGGGTTCAG GCTGGGCACATTCCTTTTCCTGCGAATCTTGAAGGACGGTCATGACCGCAGGTTCAACAATGTCAGAGACAGCCCTGGGACTTTCTTTGTTTACTGGACTGTTCAAG CTGTGTGGGTATTTATGACCCTCCTTCCCACCCTCATGCTGAACACCGAGAAGCGAAATGTGCCTCTGGGGTCCAGGGACTACATCGGTTGGACCGTTTGGGGTATTGGCTTCGCTGCCGAAGCTATTGCGGATCAGCAAAAGTGGCTTTTCAAGCGCGACCCAGATAATGCT GGGAAATTCATCCAGAGTGGACTGTGGGGCTACAGCAGACACCCCAACTACTTTGGGGAGATCCTGCAGTGGTCGGGTCTTTGGCTCTCGGCCTCATCCGTCATGCAGGGGCCTCAGTACCTGAGTGTGGTGTCTCCGCTGTTCGTGTGGTTTTTACTGCGTTACGTCAGTGGCATCCCCATCCTGGAGAAACAGGCGATGAAGAAATGGGGATCCCAGGCAGCCTTCCAGGACTACGTTAAAAACACTCCTCCTCTCTGGCCTTGGCCGAAGTTTTGA
- the bin2a gene encoding bridging integrator 2a, whose product MAESTSPKGNSGVFAKKMQRQLSRGKEKVMQRLGKSMETRDDQFERSLQVFNDQQTDGNRIYKDLRNYIDAIRDMREASRRLSQSLFDVYESDWAGEEDLGAIVEGEDLLWNDHEVKMLDQAVRTMESYVGQFPDIREKIAKRGRKRVDYDSSLHTLESLQTAKKRDDIKISKAKEEMLAAKNIYDRINNELKEELPVLYDSRIGCYVAVFSAVSNLRDIFYKEMSTLNLDLQSVIKELQAQHPDKTFAVRGLQRYGSLKRRTLLSPRAWKASFSEFHLTYNPRMSLRSSLRSPDKPRHSTLSRESSTLGFSSRSSTLNRNLTESKELDTTSCHSENQSSVAQEEAGAGTSGKEKSGAASDQGEEGKSSKEVEDKKDGEKAPPSESSSELNNSCESESLELQLSAAQSETLHIEEEEEEASATLDSQKANGLKNGDVSGLNSDTSEMRIPDKDGAGEKQDSKTTTV is encoded by the exons ATGGCAGAGAGCACAAGTCCAAAAGGCAACTCAGgtgtttttgctaaaaaaatgcaaagacagTTGAGCAGAGGCAAAGAAAAG GTGATGCAAAGGCTTGGAAAGTCGATGGAGACGAGAGATGATCAATTTGAACGCTCCCTCCAAGTGTTCAACGACCAGCAG ACAGACGGGAACCGGATATACAAGGACTTACGGAACTACATCGATGCAATAAGAG aCATGCGTGAAGCGTCAAGACGCCTCTCTCAGTCTCTGTTTGATGTTTATGAAAGCGACTGGGCTGGAGAGGAAGACCTGGGAGCCATTGTGGAG GGCGAGGACCTCCTGTGGAACGACCACGAGGTGAAGATGTTGGACCAGGCCGTCCGCACCATGGAGTCCTACGTGGGACAGTTCCCAGATATTCGG GAGAAAATTGCCAAGAGGGGAAGAAAACGGGTGGACTACGACTCGTCCCTTCACACCCTGGAGTCTCTGCAGACCGCCAAGAAGAGGGACGATATCAAGATAAGCAAG GCAAAGGAAGAGATGCTAGCTGCCAAAAACATCTATGATAGGATCAACAATGAGCTGAAAGAGGAGCTGCCTGTCCTCTATGACAG CCGCATCGGATGTTACGTGGCTGTCTTCTCAGCTGTGTCTAATTTACGAGACATCTTCTATAAGGAAATGAGCACG CTCAATCTTGATCTGCAGAGTGTGATTAAAGAGCTGCAGGCTCAGCATCCTGACAAAACGTTTGCTGTGAGGGGGCTGCAGAG GTATGGCTCCCTGAAGAGACGGACTCTGCTGTCCCCCAGGGCCTGGAAGGCCAGTTTTTCTGAATTTCACCTGACCTATAATCCCAGAATGAGCCTGCGGTCCAGTCTCAGGTCTCCGGATAAACCCCGCCACAGCACTCTGTCCAGAGAGAGCAGCACACTCGGCTTCTCCTCTCGGTCGTCCACCCTGAACAGAAACCTAACCGAATCCAAAGAGCTGGACACGACTTCCTGCCACTCCGAGAACCAAAGCTCTGTGgcgcaggaggaagctggagcgGGAACATCTGGGAAAGAGAAGTCCGGAGCAGCCAGTGATCAGGGCGAAGAGGGGAAAAGCTCCAAAGAGGTAGAAGATaaaaaagatggagaaaaagcTCCACCAAGTGAGAGCAGCTCTGAACTGAACAACTCCTGTGAGTCTGAGAGCTTGGAGCTGCAGCTGTCCGCAGCCCAAAGCGAAACGCTGCACatcgaagaagaagaagaagaagcctcTGCAACCCTTGACTCCCAGAAAGCAAACGGTCTAAAGAATGGCGACGTCAGCGGGTTGAACTCTGACACCAGCGAAATGCGCATTCCTGACAAG GATGGTGCTGGAGAAAAACAAGACTCAAAAACCACAACGGTTTAA